A window from Leptospira meyeri encodes these proteins:
- a CDS encoding MaoC family dehydratase, translated as MYQKGKSFLEIQIGDSASFTKTITETDVYLFAGISGDFNPLHVDEEYAKSTSFGTRIAHGGLAASLLAPVLGMKLPGLGTVALETTTKFRKPVYFGDTITCLVEVVEKVERLKAVKMKIVWTNQKSEVVSKGETLVIPPG; from the coding sequence ATGTATCAAAAGGGTAAAAGTTTTTTAGAAATTCAAATCGGTGATTCTGCGTCATTTACCAAAACAATTACTGAAACGGATGTATATCTCTTTGCAGGGATTAGCGGGGATTTTAATCCGCTTCATGTTGATGAAGAATACGCAAAATCAACTAGTTTTGGAACGAGGATTGCTCATGGAGGACTTGCTGCATCACTCCTTGCCCCTGTGCTTGGGATGAAGTTGCCAGGCCTTGGAACGGTTGCTTTAGAAACGACAACCAAATTCAGAAAACCTGTTTATTTTGGAGATACAATCACTTGTTTGGTGGAAGTTGTTGAAAAGGTAGAAAGATTAAAAGCAGTAAAAATGAAGATTGTTTGGACCAACCAAAAATCAGAAGTAGTGAGCAAAGGAGAAACTCTTGTCATTCCTCCCGGTTGA
- a CDS encoding 50S ribosomal protein L11 methyltransferase, producing the protein MEYRELKVNLPKELSDIFYELLDTLQCVGYYEILFDGEAPKEKDQGLIRDNTNIRIYLQTDEIDKELKILIFLKINAPDNSNAESRNIETRDYEEAYKEYYKPFSIGKKLWVIPTWEKNEPETIQLWKPNGGIPLFINPGVAFGTGHHETTKLILEYLDELYDHGEFNFQSACDVGTGSGILSIGLAKFGVSKIFALDIDPNAVKAAWSNWKENEYPKGFQFSVEESGIDNPKLSNAKYDLAIANITFAVLSQNIRHLAKIEAPRIIFSGIITEKKDQFLSLLQSHLPGKLLYSKEWNEWWVLDWVRN; encoded by the coding sequence TTGGAATATAGAGAACTCAAAGTTAATCTACCAAAAGAATTATCTGACATTTTTTATGAACTGTTAGATACATTACAGTGTGTTGGTTATTACGAAATTTTATTTGATGGAGAAGCCCCTAAAGAAAAAGACCAGGGGCTTATCCGAGACAATACCAACATCCGGATTTATCTACAAACTGACGAAATTGATAAAGAACTAAAGATACTTATCTTTTTAAAAATCAACGCACCGGACAATTCGAATGCAGAATCACGAAACATTGAAACTCGTGATTATGAAGAAGCCTATAAGGAATATTATAAACCATTCTCCATTGGGAAAAAACTTTGGGTGATTCCTACTTGGGAAAAAAACGAACCTGAAACCATCCAACTTTGGAAACCCAATGGGGGGATTCCACTCTTCATCAATCCAGGTGTTGCGTTTGGAACAGGTCACCATGAAACCACCAAACTTATATTAGAGTATTTGGATGAATTGTATGATCATGGAGAATTCAATTTTCAATCCGCATGTGATGTGGGAACAGGTTCTGGAATTTTATCCATAGGACTTGCTAAATTTGGTGTTTCCAAAATTTTTGCTTTAGATATTGATCCGAATGCTGTGAAGGCCGCGTGGTCTAACTGGAAAGAAAATGAATACCCAAAAGGATTTCAATTCAGTGTAGAAGAGTCGGGAATAGACAATCCGAAGTTATCCAATGCCAAATATGATTTAGCCATTGCCAATATTACATTTGCAGTACTTTCACAAAACATTCGTCATTTGGCAAAAATTGAAGCACCACGAATTATTTTTTCAGGTATCATCACAGAAAAAAAAGACCAGTTTTTAAGTTTACTACAGAGCCATCTACCAGGCAAACTACTCTACTCCAAAGAATGGAATGAATGGTGGGTTTTAGATTGGGTTCGAAACTAA
- a CDS encoding flavin monoamine oxidase family protein, with protein MNRKSFLQKMSAVTFGAGVLLPKKSFGQTTTITTTETKPKSSGGKKAIVLGGGLSGLYAAYLLKQTGYDVTVIERGEKLGGRIATYENPELGILQDLGGEWIGEGQTDIKSLVKQLNLDLVPASITDRFSFQKTNADFLKISSASIETLDKVIELHKSLGTTQKQGLDKINFSSYARYQGLTEEEIRSMNDLYRVILGADLNQISSESVLDDLSALQSALKPKFQVRGGAERIIKELTNSLRNQEIILGETVTKVSQQKNQVTVELFSGRSVKGSLVICALPAAAVLDIKWTPGLPKDLIYSALRMQTGKISKNLSLVKSKESLSKLFLSTNTAAETLYVSEAAIGSSVTAVTSISTGDRAALFEKGSDRQKKNLMTSSLEEVENLELILESPFVFHSFQKTTGRPGFVSLFPPGSFGIKDIWAEPFERVYFAGEHLALHTGSMDSAVASAIQAISKT; from the coding sequence ATGAATCGAAAAAGTTTCCTACAAAAGATGAGCGCTGTCACTTTCGGTGCAGGCGTCCTGCTTCCCAAAAAATCATTCGGACAAACCACAACGATAACAACGACTGAAACCAAACCGAAGTCTAGTGGTGGGAAAAAAGCCATTGTTCTTGGTGGAGGACTCTCGGGTCTCTATGCGGCTTACCTCTTAAAACAAACCGGCTATGATGTGACCGTCATCGAAAGAGGAGAAAAATTGGGTGGAAGGATTGCCACTTATGAAAACCCAGAACTAGGGATCTTACAAGATTTAGGTGGTGAGTGGATAGGCGAAGGCCAAACCGACATTAAAAGTTTAGTAAAACAACTGAACTTAGATTTGGTTCCCGCAAGTATAACCGATCGATTTTCATTCCAAAAAACAAATGCTGATTTCTTAAAAATTTCATCTGCATCCATCGAAACCTTAGACAAAGTCATTGAACTACATAAATCTTTGGGAACTACGCAAAAACAAGGATTGGACAAAATCAATTTCTCTTCTTATGCAAGATACCAAGGATTAACAGAAGAAGAAATCCGTTCAATGAATGATCTTTACCGAGTGATTCTAGGTGCGGATCTCAACCAAATTTCAAGCGAATCCGTGCTAGATGATCTTTCTGCTTTACAATCGGCTCTCAAACCTAAATTCCAAGTGAGAGGTGGGGCTGAACGAATCATCAAAGAACTAACGAACTCATTGCGAAATCAGGAAATCATTTTAGGAGAAACCGTAACCAAAGTCTCACAACAAAAAAATCAAGTCACAGTTGAATTGTTTTCTGGTAGATCTGTAAAAGGAAGTTTAGTCATTTGTGCCTTACCTGCTGCTGCCGTTCTAGATATCAAATGGACTCCTGGATTACCAAAAGATTTGATTTATTCTGCATTGAGAATGCAAACAGGGAAAATTTCCAAAAACTTGAGTTTAGTTAAATCCAAAGAATCTCTATCAAAACTCTTTCTTTCCACGAATACAGCTGCCGAAACTTTGTATGTTTCTGAAGCAGCCATTGGGAGTAGCGTAACTGCCGTTACATCAATTTCAACTGGAGATAGAGCGGCTTTATTTGAAAAAGGAAGTGATCGCCAGAAAAAGAATCTTATGACATCCTCATTGGAAGAAGTTGAAAATTTAGAGTTAATTCTTGAATCTCCATTCGTTTTCCATAGTTTTCAAAAAACAACTGGGCGCCCGGGTTTTGTATCTTTGTTTCCACCGGGAAGTTTCGGAATCAAAGATATTTGGGCCGAACCTTTTGAACGTGTTTATTTTGCTGGAGAACATTTGGCCTTGCATACTGGAAGTATGGATTCTGCAGTCGCCTCTGCAATCCAAGCCATCAGTAAAACATAA
- a CDS encoding acyl-CoA dehydrogenase family protein, producing the protein MIHPKLNPYLNEEERSFYNTVFQFSEDKVFPSAEERDEKEIWSDDLWKEFSKAGLTGLTIPSEFGGEGASCLQCSIATDAFASGSLDGGMGLSWVAHLVIGTMPIIFQGTNEQKSKYLPKLASGEWMAGFALTEPASGSDAASLLTKAEEVEDGWKLNGTKMYITNGPVGQVFVVMARTSEKGRGPMGISAFIVESHTPGFKVSKVLKKLGHHTSMTAELVFEDMIIPKENLLGPINTGFMRIGKETLEWERTVFVAGLAGAMEFCFRKGLRYANERIQFGKPISSFYGMRDILVRNWVYIQAARRLIYWVAERKDRGVASPLESSLGKLISSEIAEDVAKDSVQLFGGYGYMKEYSVERFYRDVKLGTIGGGTSEIQRSIISSLYPGKEKFLKDFSKLELESTLTDKIQNVLFEIILSMDSEPNRKKQQSVEFAFADVLSIFVILSLSEIDTHKSTEYYSRDEKLMDRKLLSYYLVGKYLMSFTRLSHYVPEKLIQLWDFYSQLGKSIEESVHERFHSLQELL; encoded by the coding sequence ATGATACACCCAAAACTGAATCCCTATCTAAATGAGGAGGAAAGAAGTTTTTACAATACAGTTTTCCAATTTTCGGAAGATAAAGTTTTCCCTTCTGCAGAAGAAAGAGATGAAAAAGAAATCTGGTCGGATGATTTATGGAAAGAATTTAGCAAAGCAGGTTTGACCGGGCTTACTATCCCATCGGAATTTGGTGGGGAGGGCGCAAGTTGTTTACAATGTTCAATCGCAACTGATGCATTCGCATCTGGATCGTTAGATGGTGGAATGGGGCTTTCCTGGGTTGCTCACTTAGTCATTGGAACCATGCCGATTATTTTCCAAGGAACTAACGAACAAAAATCAAAATACCTTCCGAAACTTGCTTCCGGTGAATGGATGGCCGGTTTTGCTCTTACCGAACCAGCTTCTGGATCAGATGCCGCTTCACTATTAACAAAAGCTGAGGAGGTTGAGGACGGTTGGAAATTGAATGGTACAAAAATGTACATCACCAATGGTCCCGTTGGCCAGGTATTTGTTGTAATGGCCCGTACATCTGAAAAAGGAAGAGGGCCAATGGGGATATCCGCTTTCATCGTTGAAAGTCATACTCCCGGATTTAAGGTCAGTAAGGTTTTGAAAAAATTAGGTCACCATACTTCTATGACCGCTGAACTAGTGTTTGAGGATATGATCATTCCGAAAGAAAATTTACTGGGTCCAATCAATACCGGGTTTATGAGGATAGGGAAAGAAACTTTGGAATGGGAACGGACTGTTTTTGTTGCTGGTCTTGCTGGTGCCATGGAGTTTTGTTTTCGCAAAGGGCTTCGTTATGCGAACGAGAGGATACAGTTTGGAAAACCAATTTCAAGTTTTTATGGAATGCGTGATATCCTAGTTCGGAACTGGGTTTATATCCAAGCTGCACGAAGATTGATTTATTGGGTAGCAGAAAGGAAGGATCGAGGAGTTGCATCTCCATTAGAAAGTAGTTTAGGTAAACTTATCTCTTCGGAAATTGCAGAGGATGTTGCAAAAGATTCTGTACAGTTGTTTGGTGGATATGGTTATATGAAGGAATATTCGGTCGAACGATTTTACCGAGATGTAAAATTGGGCACCATTGGTGGAGGGACCAGTGAAATCCAACGTTCGATCATTTCTTCCTTATATCCAGGGAAAGAAAAGTTTTTAAAAGATTTTTCTAAATTAGAACTAGAATCAACCCTAACAGACAAAATTCAAAATGTACTTTTTGAAATCATACTTTCTATGGATTCAGAACCAAATCGAAAAAAACAACAATCCGTGGAATTTGCTTTTGCAGACGTTTTGTCCATTTTTGTCATCCTTTCTCTTTCAGAAATTGACACTCATAAATCTACAGAATACTATTCTCGTGATGAAAAATTGATGGATCGAAAGTTACTTTCGTATTATCTTGTGGGCAAGTATCTTATGTCATTCACACGACTTTCTCATTATGTTCCCGAAAAATTGATCCAACTTTGGGATTTTTATTCTCAATTAGGGAAATCAATTGAGGAGTCTGTACATGAGCGTTTTCACTCTCTTCAGGAACTTTTGTAA
- a CDS encoding sensor histidine kinase — MKAASRIAFFYLLFGYVWIYFSDYAISLIFKSTEDIRESQSLKGWGFVTVSAVIIFILLVRELRRQKHVLFEKIESDQLFQIILERIEDAVIVFNLDTWKIDFLSEQVSRLFDIPTKEILIHPELLIERVHEGDRARMTNIWMNQLRENHTGLLYRICMLDGKIKWALEHRLYIPTKGGSANKAVAVISDMTSYMENQSQLERSLKENETLLTEVHHRVKNNLAVIISFLQLQVYSSPPETADILEQSIVRIKAIALVHEKLYSSKNLSGLSSVDYITSLVENIKLMYMRTDIRIELDIQKIEFNIVDAIPMGLMITEMLTNSFRHAFGGGQSDALIKIDFIVMDQFNYELKYRDNGIGFPPGLNYKKAESIGLSVIFSLCSQMNGREVECSSAPNEGVFYHFAFSPKKAIPKENINVSKG, encoded by the coding sequence ATGAAAGCAGCTAGCCGAATTGCATTTTTTTATTTGTTATTTGGCTACGTCTGGATTTACTTTTCAGACTATGCAATTTCTCTTATATTCAAATCTACTGAAGATATTAGGGAATCCCAAAGTCTAAAAGGTTGGGGATTTGTGACTGTATCTGCAGTCATCATTTTTATACTTTTGGTTCGGGAGCTAAGGAGGCAGAAACACGTTCTATTTGAAAAAATAGAGTCTGACCAACTTTTCCAAATCATTTTGGAACGGATTGAAGATGCAGTGATTGTTTTCAATTTGGATACTTGGAAAATAGATTTTTTAAGTGAACAAGTTTCTCGTTTATTTGATATCCCGACAAAAGAAATTCTCATTCATCCTGAACTCCTGATCGAACGTGTCCACGAAGGCGATAGAGCTCGGATGACCAATATTTGGATGAACCAATTACGAGAAAATCATACTGGGTTGCTATATCGTATTTGTATGTTAGATGGGAAAATAAAGTGGGCGTTAGAACATCGTCTGTATATCCCAACAAAAGGTGGAAGTGCCAATAAAGCCGTAGCTGTCATTTCGGATATGACAAGTTATATGGAAAACCAATCCCAGCTTGAACGTTCACTAAAGGAAAATGAAACTTTGTTGACGGAAGTCCATCACAGAGTGAAAAATAATTTAGCGGTTATCATTTCATTTTTACAACTTCAAGTATATTCCTCTCCACCAGAAACTGCTGATATTCTGGAACAAAGTATTGTCAGAATCAAAGCTATCGCTTTGGTGCATGAAAAACTTTATAGTAGCAAAAACTTATCAGGTCTTAGTTCTGTAGATTATATTACAAGTCTTGTGGAAAATATCAAACTCATGTATATGAGAACAGACATTCGCATCGAACTTGATATACAAAAAATCGAATTTAATATTGTCGATGCAATCCCTATGGGTCTCATGATCACGGAAATGTTGACTAATAGTTTTCGTCATGCATTCGGCGGTGGACAATCTGATGCTCTCATTAAAATTGATTTTATTGTAATGGATCAATTCAATTATGAATTAAAATATCGAGACAATGGAATTGGTTTCCCTCCTGGCCTTAATTATAAAAAAGCAGAATCCATTGGATTATCTGTAATTTTTTCGTTATGCAGTCAGATGAACGGTCGCGAAGTGGAATGTTCTTCCGCACCAAATGAAGGTGTATTTTATCATTTTGCCTTTTCACCAAAAAAGGCAATCCCAAAGGAAAATATAAATGTATCAAAAGGGTAA
- a CDS encoding 7TM diverse intracellular signaling domain-containing protein has product MSFQNIKLFFLSLLVFLPGILFSEPAVLLSPEITGKSIWSDVLVLEDKGQSISEESITNGSLDSKFQKISSPNLGFSQSTFWIRVLVKNPTEDTIRWNLVFDFPLLDEIKIFGIGLPKSLVRTLGDAFPFSERNLDYRNPVFPLETQPGVTSVYYLKILSESTIPLTMSIWTEREFYDQLNKEQIIFGLFYGILFVMIAYNFFIYIFTYEKSYLFYMFFVSSIFFFHFINNGFAFQYLWPNWIFWANHSLPFFICVSCITGLIFSDNYLSLKKHLPKISKLMWLWAGILFLFSCATFFLSYRIAMVTSILLTVPTALVMVFSGASTYLSNVRAARYFLISWSFFLTGVLLYSLKSLGLLPDNQITRWTIQIGTALQTILLSLGLADRINFLTRSLRDHIRELSHAKLKIEESEKRFREIFQGSDEVILMMNENFEVINANRALSKHMGFRLDDLRGKKITDLVYTGKDQKSDYNVMYVTDKLTDLKMTGSIINFKTEFDQKYVKEPKEMYCRLQYIDFDETREVLATMSSQFEDTIIQLIESEKIELSMNNYLRNAEIVSQKITSQLAKYLTTVEQTEVRSSVREIIINAVEHGNLNISFDEKSKALMEGNYLEFLQKRQEDPRYRQKRIKIEYSFNREYVAYRITDEGRGFDHKKHMEKSLEEMNEAHVQHGRGILMTKSVFDRIEYNDRGNQVSLIKYLNKD; this is encoded by the coding sequence TTGTCTTTCCAGAATATAAAATTATTTTTCCTTAGTCTCCTGGTGTTTTTACCTGGAATTTTGTTTTCGGAACCTGCGGTTCTGCTTTCCCCAGAAATCACCGGTAAATCAATTTGGTCGGACGTTCTTGTTTTGGAAGACAAAGGCCAATCCATTTCTGAAGAAAGTATTACCAATGGATCTTTGGATTCCAAATTTCAAAAAATTAGTTCTCCCAATTTAGGTTTTTCTCAATCTACTTTTTGGATTCGAGTTTTGGTAAAAAATCCAACCGAAGATACAATCCGTTGGAATTTAGTATTTGATTTCCCACTTTTGGATGAAATTAAAATTTTTGGAATTGGACTCCCTAAGTCTCTTGTTCGAACCTTAGGTGATGCTTTTCCTTTTTCAGAAAGAAATTTAGATTATCGAAATCCCGTTTTTCCATTGGAAACCCAACCAGGTGTAACTTCTGTTTATTATTTAAAAATTTTGTCCGAATCCACTATTCCGCTAACAATGAGTATATGGACAGAACGTGAGTTTTATGATCAATTAAATAAAGAACAAATTATTTTTGGGTTATTTTACGGAATCTTATTTGTAATGATTGCTTATAACTTTTTTATTTATATTTTCACATATGAAAAAAGTTATCTTTTTTATATGTTTTTTGTTAGTTCAATTTTTTTCTTTCATTTTATCAATAACGGATTTGCCTTTCAATACCTTTGGCCTAATTGGATTTTTTGGGCGAACCATTCTCTTCCCTTTTTTATTTGTGTTTCTTGTATCACGGGCCTTATTTTTTCGGATAATTATTTAAGTTTAAAAAAACATCTTCCGAAAATTTCCAAATTGATGTGGTTATGGGCCGGAATCCTGTTTTTGTTTTCATGCGCTACATTTTTTTTGAGTTATCGGATTGCAATGGTTACTTCCATTCTGCTCACCGTACCAACAGCTCTTGTTATGGTTTTTAGCGGAGCTTCTACTTATTTGTCAAATGTAAGGGCAGCTCGTTATTTTTTGATCTCTTGGTCGTTTTTTCTTACCGGTGTTCTTTTGTATTCTTTAAAGAGTTTAGGATTATTGCCAGACAACCAGATCACAAGATGGACCATTCAAATTGGAACTGCTTTACAAACGATTCTGTTATCCCTTGGACTTGCCGATCGAATTAATTTTTTAACACGAAGTCTCAGAGATCATATTAGAGAACTATCCCATGCAAAGTTAAAGATCGAAGAATCTGAAAAACGATTTCGTGAAATTTTCCAAGGTTCGGATGAAGTCATCTTAATGATGAATGAAAACTTCGAAGTGATTAATGCGAATAGGGCCTTATCAAAACATATGGGCTTTCGATTGGATGATTTACGTGGCAAAAAAATTACAGATTTAGTTTATACAGGTAAAGACCAAAAGTCTGACTACAATGTGATGTATGTTACAGATAAGTTAACCGATTTAAAAATGACAGGTTCTATTATTAATTTTAAGACAGAGTTTGATCAAAAATATGTAAAGGAACCAAAGGAAATGTACTGTAGGTTGCAATACATTGACTTTGATGAAACCCGGGAAGTTTTGGCGACCATGTCCTCACAATTTGAGGATACAATCATCCAATTGATTGAATCAGAGAAAATTGAGCTCTCCATGAATAATTATTTACGTAATGCAGAAATTGTTTCTCAAAAGATCACTTCCCAACTCGCTAAGTATCTCACCACTGTGGAACAAACAGAGGTGAGATCTTCGGTTCGCGAAATCATTATCAATGCAGTGGAACACGGCAATTTAAATATTAGTTTTGATGAAAAATCCAAGGCTCTTATGGAAGGAAATTACTTAGAATTTTTACAAAAAAGACAAGAAGACCCGCGGTATCGTCAAAAACGAATTAAAATCGAATATTCTTTTAACAGAGAATATGTTGCATATCGAATCACAGACGAAGGCCGTGGTTTTGATCATAAAAAACATATGGAAAAATCGTTAGAAGAAATGAACGAAGCTCATGTGCAACATGGACGCGGGATCCTTATGACAAAATCTGTTTTTGATCGAATTGAATACAACGACCGAGGTAACCAGGTCAGTTTGATTAAGTATTTAAATAAAGATTAG
- a CDS encoding HNH endonuclease translates to MTDTPSDSFFSDVSDEEIARERKKAKELKTSAWWKNKRSSGICHYCGKKFKVEELTMDHLIPLIRGGKSVKANLVPACKECNFKKKHSLPFEKEFFS, encoded by the coding sequence ATGACGGATACACCTTCCGATTCTTTTTTTTCCGATGTGAGCGATGAAGAAATAGCAAGGGAACGAAAGAAGGCAAAAGAACTAAAAACTAGTGCGTGGTGGAAGAACAAACGTTCTTCCGGAATTTGCCATTATTGTGGAAAAAAATTTAAAGTGGAAGAATTGACAATGGACCACCTAATTCCCCTTATTCGAGGCGGGAAATCAGTCAAGGCTAATTTAGTTCCAGCATGCAAAGAATGCAACTTCAAGAAAAAACATAGTCTTCCCTTTGAGAAGGAGTTTTTCTCCTAA
- a CDS encoding helix-turn-helix domain-containing protein, protein MVSKVEQPSDGIDQLISESGDYITDVVKENLKLIRHTKGFSLDKLANRCGVSRAMLSQIEQGKSVPTISVLWKIANGLNVPFSELLKEKNQDGIHILKAENSKVLYSNSKVFASRALFPFLGNRKTEFYELILKPGGHEVAEPHKTGTTENLVVVSGKLRLRVGEKVVELEPKDSVFFKADVSHEYSNPTDQETLMYLVMDYTDEIG, encoded by the coding sequence ATGGTAAGTAAAGTAGAGCAACCGAGTGACGGAATAGACCAGTTGATTTCAGAGTCTGGCGATTATATAACAGATGTCGTCAAAGAAAATCTGAAACTCATCCGTCATACAAAAGGTTTTTCTTTGGATAAACTCGCAAACCGATGTGGTGTGAGTCGTGCGATGTTATCACAGATCGAACAAGGGAAGTCAGTTCCTACGATTTCTGTGTTGTGGAAGATTGCAAACGGACTCAATGTTCCTTTTTCTGAGCTCCTCAAAGAGAAAAACCAAGACGGTATCCATATTCTCAAAGCGGAAAATTCCAAAGTCTTGTATTCTAATTCAAAAGTCTTTGCTAGCCGGGCACTTTTCCCTTTTCTCGGAAATCGCAAAACAGAATTTTATGAACTTATTTTAAAACCCGGCGGACATGAAGTTGCTGAGCCACATAAAACAGGAACCACTGAAAACTTGGTAGTTGTTTCCGGCAAACTGCGGTTACGCGTTGGTGAAAAAGTTGTGGAGTTGGAACCAAAAGATTCTGTATTCTTTAAAGCCGATGTTTCGCATGAGTATTCCAATCCAACAGACCAAGAAACTCTCATGTATCTTGTTATGGATTATACGGACGAAATAGGTTAA
- a CDS encoding DUF1292 domain-containing protein, whose product MDIKDFGFQGDDFLPSRVTEEIDLVDEKGNNYQWEVFYSFSQMGNDYLVFLPSTEQEFQFVNVEMDDPDSDVPGYIVMRIGQDESGEEILEEILDEDELEEIREYVEDEIGLVGQFLNREE is encoded by the coding sequence ATGGATATAAAAGATTTCGGATTCCAAGGTGATGACTTTCTTCCTAGTAGAGTCACAGAAGAAATAGATCTGGTGGATGAAAAGGGAAACAATTATCAATGGGAAGTATTTTATTCCTTTTCTCAAATGGGAAATGATTACCTTGTTTTCCTACCAAGCACAGAACAAGAATTTCAATTTGTTAATGTGGAAATGGATGATCCTGATTCCGACGTCCCAGGATACATCGTCATGCGAATTGGGCAAGATGAGTCAGGAGAGGAAATTTTAGAAGAAATATTAGATGAAGATGAATTGGAAGAAATTCGTGAATATGTTGAAGACGAAATTGGACTCGTAGGTCAATTCCTCAACCGGGAGGAATGA
- a CDS encoding acyltransferase family protein, whose amino-acid sequence MGRLVYLDNLRSFALLLGIVFHAAIVYASEIKYAIQVEDRSDVLSYFCYWIHSYRMPMFYMISGFFSAMVWEKKGRNFYLEARFKRVLVPTIFGLIFLAPIQYYLTERIKSPNIELLSFLKFFFTKENFQHSHIWFLVDLFCFSILYSLIPKSIFKSKLWNQISHDFFRYLILIGFCFFTVFLSHIQISKGESYYGIFKLTFIFQFSFFLSGVFCYHWKTILTPKNISLLKVFSVFVWAIVVYLVFRDLEIEDPLWIYFHYANVWLRPIHIFLWVLSPFLWTNFLVSVFQTFGNKEGKLGSYLIEASLPIYLVHHPISLFYAYWVREMDWGIWVKFFSHILFVLLVSFFLYEVFIRKIKLFRFVFGLKTK is encoded by the coding sequence ATGGGAAGATTGGTTTACCTAGATAACTTGAGGTCCTTTGCACTTTTACTCGGAATTGTGTTTCATGCTGCCATTGTGTATGCTTCGGAGATCAAATATGCCATTCAAGTTGAGGATCGGAGCGATGTTCTTTCTTATTTTTGTTATTGGATTCATAGTTATCGAATGCCAATGTTTTATATGATTTCAGGTTTTTTTTCCGCTATGGTTTGGGAAAAAAAAGGGAGGAACTTTTATTTAGAGGCAAGATTTAAACGTGTGTTAGTTCCAACGATCTTTGGACTTATTTTTCTAGCACCTATCCAATACTACCTTACCGAAAGGATAAAAAGTCCCAATATAGAGCTTTTATCATTTTTAAAATTCTTTTTCACAAAAGAAAATTTTCAACATTCTCATATTTGGTTCCTTGTTGATTTGTTTTGTTTTAGTATTTTATATAGTTTGATTCCAAAATCCATTTTTAAATCAAAACTATGGAATCAAATTTCTCATGATTTTTTTAGATATCTAATACTTATTGGTTTTTGTTTTTTTACTGTATTTCTAAGTCATATTCAGATTTCCAAAGGAGAATCTTATTACGGAATCTTTAAACTAACATTTATTTTTCAGTTTTCTTTTTTTCTTTCTGGAGTCTTTTGTTATCATTGGAAAACCATTTTGACACCTAAAAATATTTCCCTATTGAAAGTGTTCTCTGTTTTTGTTTGGGCGATTGTTGTCTACTTAGTATTTCGAGATTTGGAGATTGAGGATCCGCTTTGGATATATTTTCATTATGCGAACGTTTGGTTGAGGCCAATTCATATTTTTTTATGGGTTCTTTCTCCGTTCCTTTGGACAAATTTTCTTGTTTCTGTGTTCCAAACCTTTGGCAATAAAGAGGGAAAATTAGGATCTTATTTGATTGAAGCAAGCCTGCCCATCTATTTAGTCCACCATCCTATCTCTTTATTTTATGCGTATTGGGTGAGAGAGATGGATTGGGGGATATGGGTGAAGTTTTTTTCCCATATCCTTTTTGTTTTACTGGTCAGTTTTTTCTTATACGAAGTTTTCATCCGAAAAATAAAACTCTTTCGTTTTGTTTTCGGATTAAAAACAAAATAG